ttcagtgtacgtctctcatccctgtgatcgtaggttcgattttCGGCTGTGCATCactggactttctgtctatatgtGCATCTATTtactcaaacggtgaaggaaatcgggggcgtgtgtcaggcacaggaggctgatcacctacttgcctatttgattgacaaatgatcataaaacaaagaaatttgAAGCCCAGCagaaaaaggttgtagcgccacttatttctttattatgcAACAAAAGACATAGGTATGTTGCAGTGTTCAAATACGATATTAAAGATATACAATTTAGCACACGAAAAgcaataatatcaaataaatagatGCAATGTTAGCGCATTCCGAGCGCAAAATTCTATTTTTGCTACTCACTTGTGCATACACTAAATACAGCCCGGACTccttaataatgaaatagtcCGACTTAAGTTCTATTTTATCCTCGCTTCCCTTTGAAGAAATGTCCATATCGCGCGCCCATGGTCCTATGATTGCTGGAAATggagaatatttattaataatcgaTGAATAAAATCTTTTCCAGGCTTTTAACCACGGTTTCGAATACCAAATGGGTTGTTTTATCAGccctctgaagtatttccgaagcaATTCGACCTAGTGTCCAATtgttgaaaggccggcaacgcattcgcgagccTCCTGGCATTGTgactgtccatgggcggcggtatcacttaacatcaagtgagcctcctgccagtttgcctcttattacattaaaaaagtcTGAAGAAAAATACTAGTTgcaccgggaatcgaaccaaACTGCGTTATCCacaaaatgtgttaaattttagagtaggtatatataacaataatgatgaatgtataataatctatttttaGAACGAGGAATTAGGCATACAGTTAAATTCATACTATTTACGACAAGACAAAACAATAGCTATCGTATACATATTACGTCTCCAGATCCGGACCTTATATAAATTGGTTAGTGGGCGATAAAGAGGCAATGTATAAAGTAACTACTTTATGGTTCCTAAAATACAGTAATACCAGACatcttgatttttatttaactcgACTAAAATCGAATTCTATTTGCAGTTCTCGTATGAGTACAAGAGCGAGCCAACTGTATAGGAATAGGAAGAAAAGTATACTCATCACAGAGATAAGGAATTTCAACGCTACAGAGCGCAATCctgttgaattatttttagtaggACACGCTTGCCTTGAACcggtgtaatttaaaaaaaatgcaaattttGTCAAATCTAAATtactcaaattaaaaaatgtatttattttgtttgtgacTATGAAACTCAAAAACAACTGGGATGATTTCAAAACTTTGATTTGAATGCTACTAAGATAAGTTATGTTacatataactattttatatattttgattagaatattaaaaaaatgtctggCCGTGCATAGCCGGGACCACTAGTCTATatctatatactatatatacatgAGATGAGTTGATATATTGAACGAaactttacatataaataaataaattacattttaatattagttatattaataaaaatatattcctaCGTCAAAACTTCCAAGAACTTTTCCAGTTTCGAGCCCTAATCAGGTATTATAACTATAGACTATTATTTCTGGGTACGGCCTTGAGTCTGGCACACAGTATTCAGGGTCACCCCACAGGAGAAAAAAGTATGCAAATTGGTTTTGGGAGGTCAGTGAATCGACTACTTTTTATCCTTTACAAAGATCTTCTGTTGGAAGCATCCACGAGGAAATAGTATTGATAAGTTTTAATTCCGATGTGTCAATGGCCTGATTTTGGCATAATTAATCAAACAAAGTACAgatctatttttttacatttgacGATATTTTAGAGGATTTCTAAGCTTTTGAACTTGttgacataataaatatacacatagCCACTTTTATGATTcataacaaatgttttataagGTAAAAAACATATTCTACGTCATGTATGATTGCGCATGCGCAATAACGATTATTTCAGCTGCATAGACTTAAAAGTGTAATACTACACTACCGTCCTATGTCAATTTACTTATGCGTAAACCCGTTAAACACTTTCACACactaatttattatgactGAACATTAATTTGAATGCGCTTTTgcttgtaattaataaaaagcaatcatttaaatataacttattattattacgcgTTATTGAATATTGAAGTTTTTTTCAGTAGCGTAAATAAGATCGCTAATAGAATAGTCTTAGAAGCCTCTAGTAGCGTGGAATGAACATAACTCCTCTAGCAGCGTTTCTTGTAAGGAATAAGGCAGTTAGCAGCAcacaatcattattttaaaggaCAAAATGGTCTTTTAAAACTGATATCATGAGTCAAACCATGTATTCTATATGAATTTCATATGCATGTGCATGCAAATGTTTGCACTAGCTCTGCATAGTATAAAACAATGTTGCCGTTTTTATGAATGTACATAGCAGACATGTGCCTATATCGCTTTGTGACAcctttatttgaatttaaattcgCATCACTAGAGAAAATTGAATTGTGGGCAAAGGATCAACTCGGAAATGAATGTTTTAAGAATTCAAAGGAGATTCAAGTTTTTAAGATGAACTTTAAAATGAGGGCATGAATCACAAGTGACTCAAAAATGTAAAGAACGCTTTCTCTTTGTACCTTAGCGCGAATTTTACGATAGTTttgtaaagtttataaaaacttttaggtAGATTTCCGAACGATCTGAAACGATTTTCTATACTTCGGTTACCATAATATGTGAAAAGTGTAATTCGTGCttctatttagtttaaattatgtGGAGCACTGGAATACGCACTGGctttattgttgtaaaatatataaaaggtttcaaatatttttatttcatattttgctATTCAGAATATTCGAATTACATCgttttaattatgttgatCACTGGAAGTCACACTGGCTTTCTTTTTGAACAAAAGCTATATAGAGTTCGAATCCCGAATCAATacatttgatttataattaattcttgtACATAACAATTTCTGTAGACATAAGAACTACTGCGCTCAGGTCAACATTGATTTGCAATTAATCATTGTGAACGAAAGATCTATACAATTAGTCAtcattatagatttaaaagaaaaatgcagtattatttaaaaaaataaaataaataaataaatgtacataaattCGCAGTGAAAATACTCTTATAATTTTAGCGTACAAAGTACAATGTCTGTAAGTCCCGTAATCATCATAAAAATTcgtaaaatcataaaaaatcgTATTCAtccataaaaactttatatactGTTAAGGAATTTGTACCTACACAATGTTTCCACGGGAAACGAACGCGTGCCCTCTCACATCTACGTAAGATTCCAACCAAGCGACTGAGCGGATTGcatactaaacatttttaaagaggGCGTTTTATATAAGAATGTTTACTATAAGTCAGATAGGTATAAGATTGTAAATATCAGTACTTAAGAATGTAGGTAAGTGTTTGATATAGAGATTGTTAATTGCTTTAGTATTGTACGATTAtagttatagttttataagctTGCCTAGGAATAATAAAGACAATATGTATTCATACAACTCCTATGAATCAACAGCATTATTCAAATTAGAATCCagtaattgtaattttgttaCAGATTGTCACATGTGACAGGAGTGATAAGgagtcaatatttaatttaagttctCTTAATCATCTCTTTCTATATGGAGTACTTGAGTTAAAACagtgcaattttattttttattaataagggGGTCAGTCGACAGGCTAAGATGATACTTTAGTAAAGAGCATTTCAAAACAATGTCTAGCAGTTTAATTAAGTCTTAATcaagaataaattataagggatGTGGACTGGCTTTTGAATTATTGCtctaattcataaaaacataggagttatatttgtttaaatatcaaatagaACTTGTCTTAATATCATGCAGTGTGCTTACACATCCTGtggtatgtaaataaattatcattttaattgcatatttctgagattacaattttctttgttGTATCAGCTGTTGTGTAGCTTTATATGgtttaatttgatataaaattcatATGATTGTTAAGTATACatgcattattttttgtaaattaaattatataccttattttataagcaagatgtgaaaaagaaaatgaatatttaccTTGTACCCCCAGGTTTACCTCCGGCGCATTACCATTAAATTGAACGACTAGAGtctctgaaataaaaataatatttaatactttaaagtaaaaaatattaatacagaaCAAGTtgctacaattaaaaattaaaagtacctTTTTGGAAAATTGAGAGATCATAAGGACTTTTATCATGACTAGCATCTTTTTTACTTGAATCTAAAAGAACCATGTCATCCCCGAGGTTTTCTACATAATATCTCCTTGCATTTGGTGATAATTCGTCTTTTAATGAAGGTGCTTCCATTCTAGGTTCTCTGGCTTCAAAGCCTCTCATGTGTGGCCGCAATTGTGATACCAAAGGACTTTGTACAGccttattttgatttaatatacCGTCTCTTACATTTTGTATCAAAAACTGATCCTTGAGCACATCAAGTTGCTTCTTCATGGATATCATCTCATTCCAATAATAAAATGCAATGGAACAGCTGATTATGACACATATTATACTaagtaaaaagttaaatataaataaaagcttaATTTTCTTGGAAGACGCTATTGACAGTGTCGTATTAATATGCACGCCAACGTCTGAGGGTTTttctaaaatgtaaaaaaatcaaattatgaGTCTGAAGTACATAGTTTTATACCTTAAATCATTCAAAAGGAACTGAAAATCACCTGTGTTCAGATGAATGACAGTCCCCTCTTTTACTTTCGGATTTTTACCcgtgttcaaaaaaatattcgccGCACCTGCCGAGTTTAGTGGAACACCTTCACAGTTAATTTTTCTTTCGCCGTCCattatgtttattgtattaaatagtaGTACTATGATAGTACGCacatattattgtttcatacAATCATTCGTGTAGGCGTCGCCGTTCCTAAACAAAGGAAGTAGAGCTTATTAAAAGTTTGCACGGACATCACCGATAACGGGGagttgataataaaaaataacacaattacATACCAGAGATAATAAGCGCGTCGaggattaaataaaataaaacagttcACTATTTCAGTCCTACATTTGCAGTTTCTTACTATATCACTAAAACTAGTCAGTCCTTAGCacgaaaacaaacaaaaaagtaaataacacGGTTTAAACTTTGGATTCGTTCGTTTTACAGCTCGCTGGCATTGGAGCGCGCAGGCGGTTTGACCGCTATTGTCGACGCGCGCCAAATTCAAACTGAACGCGTGGTGAACGCCGAACGCGATCACTGCGATTAGCGAACTTCGGAATGTGGACCGCGCCGCACCACGAAAATTTTCTGAACTGTTCAATGAAGTATTGAATACTTGTCACGATAACAGTTAGAAGCAGTATGATTTTCAATCGATTCTACCACTTAAATACTATTGAAAAATCATAGACATCAGCAAATATTTAAAGCTCGATGTTATATAGTTAAATGAAACTCGAAACatctttgtatatatgtacctAAGTTGAATTGAGTTCGTTTTTAAtgcactaaaaatatatattatacgaaCACgcttttataatacaaaacatacCTAATTTCTTCGTCCGTTGTTTGTATTGCAAAAAATAAGTTACAATGAatgaacaaatattaaaatattttttatacctaTAATTAAGTACTaggaacaaaattaattattatataatttcttaaattgtaataaattttcaactattaatgtataattcaTTAGTAAATAGCATATAACGATGGTTGTTTCTATTCATAGGAACTTAAAGTAGGCATTAATTACCTGcgtaaatttcttaaaactcGACTCTTATCTCAGGTAGCCAGGAACAATACAATTCAATAAGCATAGCATACCTTCATgttactaattcttaaatagGTACTTACCCTTATGGTAATTAAGCGGAATAACATTGTCATAGATAACGTTTTAGGCTTATGAGCGTaggaaaaatgattttatttaaatccaggtattaaaaaatatggtcTGCGCTTTTATGGCATGCACGCCAGCTGCATCAAGAACTCGTTCGGTAAGGCATTGTTCACATCAACCTGTTAATCTACACAATCTCATTTCTCGTATACATTCatctatttatcaataaaaatatttttaatttaactaaattttataataaacttattattttattaagaatattaactctaattttgtattaagttttttttgtttttaccaataaatgaatattagcAAATATGGTTGAAGTCTGCGACTATCTCTTGGTCTTTGACAGACTTTTTCTGtacaaactaataaaatacaactgTTAATTTTCCGGCATATAACCAAAGTGTATGTCACATATATTGTAaccatatttaaaagaaaactaagatatgatgtaatattttattttactaacagATAAATCATGTATTACGACTATTTTATTCAGTAGCACGTGACTAGATAAAGGATGACCATTCATATGATAAAGCGCAACGCCGTTGttgcataatttaaataataactaatataataacttgattacttgaattaaaatattgttaacttctgaaaatatatctattactCTTTACCACAGCGTAACCAACATTTggcagaaagagacgaaagagtgcTTTAGTTAAAGTGCAATTAGATTGATTTAGTTCGTTTGAACGAGCATACACaactatacatacatatataacagCTTATGGCTCTTGACAATATTGTATGAAGACGGGCATTACTGctttatgttatgtattttttttatattaaacagcTAAGCGGCCCTCTTCTCGGAAGGAATATTTTATCGAAAATGActtctaaattttttaatattaaatatgcttATACTTTAATGAatgtaattaagtttaaacGACTTTTAGTATtgtgtattttactttttcagTGAGATAgtcttgaaattaaataatcgtaATATATGCATGTCGAATCGCCAGGGCATGGTTAATCACTTATTGAACCAAGCCTCCACCTGAGGCTTGAGACACAATCACTAATATTCGTTTAGCGTTAGTGGGTCTCAAcctgtcaaaaataaattttcctcAAGTCCCCTGACCCACGAAAGTATTTGACATTAGCGACCAAAGCGACAGctgtcaaattcaaattagagCATAGACTATATAGAACTATAGAGTTAACtactgttaaaaaattacctcTATTGTAAATAGTTCTTTAAGGATAGTGTACAAATTTAACCGCTTTATTTGCGGACTAATGTGGAATGCTTAGATGGTCCAGATGTAATACGGGAATCAGATGGAGAAATCTCAGTTGTCATGCAGTAAGGGTGTTATTAATAGATTGTATACATGTGCAAGTTCCGcctgttaaattattacttcaaAGTTCATCTACAAAATGTAGTTAGCATTATCTATGGTATTATTACGAAAGTCTAGAACCTTTTGTACCGTTCATTTATTTGCGAAGTAACACGGGGGTGACAAGGACAAAATCATTATCTGGTGATATAAATACTTCTATGAATCCCTATTATTGGAAGCATTTACACCAGTAAGTATGTAAATGTGTTTTACTACGATCTATGAGAAATCGttggtattattatttgaaaaatgtgTAGTTTAAAcatgatattatataaataaatattaaagaattattaggaatatatggaaatcttttaaaaagaCGAAGGAAAATATCCCCGAAAGCTCGTAAGTCTTCGGTAACAGGTAAGGTATCACTTTGTATAAAGGCCTGCTGACTTGGGCCCACTTCACGCCTCCTACATATGAAAGTTGtagctatttattttagtttagctGTATATCAAGCTCTACAACTTTTCTTTAGAACTCAATATATCTCTCATTCTTCGGCGGCATTTGTAAGAAAAGTTGGACCGAATTTTTTCCGACTAccacaaaaatgtatatttatttttaaattaatagtagCCCACCTTCACAAATAACGTAGCTTTCTTATAGAGATTTTTTAATTCGGTTCAGTACCTCAGTAAAGAATATACTCGTAGGTATATAGGAACTTGCAGTAACACGTGACGGGCgcgattattttttattgcattcagtcataattgcattatttaatacttggaataattaatgaatgtcTCGAACTATGACCACTGAATTATGGTAAAGAAATTGGAGCAGGCATATTTGTGAATCATTATGATTAGGGCtatcaaaaacaatataatttacaaaacactAGCGATAAAtatgttaagtatttttattatgtaggtaACTTTATGAacgttacaaaaaaatgtactttaaatttatatttaatgccagttttaaatctttaacgGACGAGAAAAGCTGTCAAGTCTTTAACGATGTTGACttgaaaaaaatacgaaataatatttgttgaaGATCGGAAAGTGTTACATTAGctgtgaatataaaataagtaggGACGTTAattgtttgaaatataatacgttaaccaaatataattgttttatatttttaaatttttcctgTTGCCAACCCTACAGCACTGATTCATTAATGTTGAAAAACTGCAAAGTAAGCATTGATGTGGAATGATAAAAATCATAATCTTCATTGTTAAAATCTATGTGAATTTTAAGTCTGACTCATTggacatatttaattatgagcTCATTACCACTTCTTCAAATTATATAGTTACTATGATATAACAACCTtggtaaatatatgtaaacacTTCActcataaacaattaaaattcaaaggaTGTAAGTGAACTGACCTACTGTTAAGAGCAGTTACAGacctgtattttttatagaccaGGCGTTAaccgggcagaaggctcatctgaatttaagtgatatcgcccatagacactcaatgccagacggctcgcgaatgcgttgccggccttttaagaattgatggATCATTCAAGAAAGGAGCGTATAATTGttataagaaaacaatatcataatttgttaataattttataaataaaatcataatgttAGGCCAGTGTCTAATGCGTTTCTAAAGCCTGATATGGTGAATTGGAACTCTAAATGATAATTATCATACGAAAATCGACATGAAAATTGTCGGTGTATGTCCAGTACAAAAGACAtgattataaagaaaaaagatttcataaaaaaaccttCGTAGCACAGGTCAATACCCGGCCTCTGAAATGTGTCCATGCGTTGGTCATAAATacgtaaattttcttaaaataacgCAATCCAAGAATCATCTTACATATTCCGCATTTATCTCATTCATTAACACCTTTCATAAGGGAATCATTAAATTTCTTTGAAAACCTCTAAGTAGGTGACTTCCGCACACAGGCATACGTTTCTTTCAATATTCTGGCCCACTTTACCGTTATGGTCAGATCGAGGTCGTTCGAGCGACACTGTAACACAATGAAAATGAGCATAGATTCGGGGCATGTCTAAAATATATGCTTTGTAcacgttaattttatttatttaaatacgcaACGGACCTTATCGTGATGAacacgtttttattttgtttgtattcattatttactttagaTAATCCGTTGTTGTACCGGGGTTTAAATGCTCAACGAATGCTTCTGACGAATAGCACGCTTAAATAAAATCCTACATTGTTGGTTATAAATTTGTTACTGAAAATGAAACTTCTGATTTAAGGCTAATAAGCTAATAAAATGCTATAGTAATATgtgcaaatataattaattaaaggcGATATTGATTTCCGGAAACGACGTGCGTGGCTTCACGCAGGTTGTTCGGGGAAAGCTTCATCATGGCATTCTTCACTAGATTCGTAGCGTTGTATTATGAAATACGATCCAATTTTTTTCATCAATTATGCAAAAAAATTGGCGTACGTGCTCGAAACGTTGcgtgttaatataaaaaatatcaacaaattaaaaaaaaacaacacgatgacataaaaataaagaaataatagcCCTTGTTCACAGTCACTAATAGAatccattaatttaaataagccCTCCACTATTTTCCATCGCTTTTAATACCTAAAGAAGCGGTTTAatattagataataaattaagataaatagaTAGAGTCTATAAAGCTGCAAGAGGTGCTCaggaaatttaattattatttatttatttataaaacaaaacagatacatctcgatacaataaaagtaaaattaacatatatcACAAAAAGTGTCactgatataaaataagaaacaaaGCAAAACaagacaaaacaaaacacgacagcagaatattatttaagtagacaatactacacaaaatttataaatcacgAGAACGATAAACTTACTAGTAGctataataaagaagaaagatacaaggcTTAGGAcattaatagttgttttaacctaaTCTTAAATGAAGCGATTATAATAAAGcgttaaattaagaatattcttaatttaacgaaaaaagatcgatattcaGAATCCAAAGAAGAACACATCCTGTGAAGGGGCTCACGGAACCCAATGTTGGTTCTGGTAGGGAAAGGTTAAAGGTTCTATGCGAGCGTAGatatgtgttttaattaatacgttactatattaaaaatattagggATGCATCGATACGTCTTTTTTACGATACGATACCGATGCCAATCTTATACAAATATCGCCGATACCAACGCTTATTGAATTCAACTTAAATTAAGCTAACCAAGTttggttaaagtttttatttttattaaaaaatataaacattcacAACCTTTGAAACAGATAAAAGGttgagttattaaaataaagaattaagagtaataattaaattaaaataaaataaaataactctaGTATTGTCATTGGTAAAACTTTTGGTGTCTTTGGTTTGGTCTTTGATAAATAACTCTGttattctgttttttttatttaatttaattcggTATCCGCCATAGCAGTTAAAAGCGAACTAAAGTGTCTAGTGAAAAGGAATACACGGTGACAAAGGGGGCGAGAGTGATAACAAACTGAACTAAACGCGGGGTTTCCCCGGGCATAGATAgttctcacaggagacgctcttgcgctagccgcgggattaAACGCCATTtcaggccgagctacgctcgcgaaaacagcccgagctgagttgtaaaggccaacagcgagataccattaaaaaaaaggcaTAGATAGTCCGTGGCTCGTTAGCAACGAACTAGATCAAACAAATTGCGcgtttacattacttttttaaagcgCAAAATTTGAAAAGGCAAATTTGTATCGGCAATTAAATCATCAGCGATGCATATCGGATGCAACcctaaaatatatcaatatagcaAACGGCAAGAGACTCACCTGGTGTTAAGTCAATGGACACAATGagttaacaaataaatgccagagggctcgcgagttttaagaaatggtacgctgttttcttgtaggaccttaagtcgaattgctgcggaaataatttagtatatatatttttgcctTACAACAGGTTTAAAGTACCTAACTCTAATTATATAGCGTAGTTGCATAAATAAGACACGTTTTTATGTCAATAATGCACATGGCATGATATAGAAAAAGTTTAATGAACCTGTCGAAAACGCAGGCTTCGTCAGGTACGCCACTTGTTTAAAGCACTTGTTTTTGTTCTAGCTAACCAAGCCGTGTacctacttttttaattgtttgagGATATGTTAGCTGGTCACTTATCCTGGACCAACGTGCCTTTTGTAATGATTTGTGGTCTTTATTTAACCTGTCACGTCTTAATGTGTTTGTGTTTGGACGAGAAAAGCTCATCAAACTCGGACTAGTAAAtcacttttttttaacattctcATAACCGTGGACTAGCCACAGATCGAATGTTATGGTTAGAATCACACTTAGAACGACCATCACTACCACAAATTGGCTTTATATGAATTCAcgagaattaaaatatttatttctcaaatcaaagtttaattaaaaattgatttaacaTTCATTGTAGTCGAATTTTTATACGGTACCATACAGAAGCAGATATGAGCTGCGTTCTTGAAGGACATCAAAGAGCATCTCGTTTTCTTCTTGTataccaagtaaaaaaaatgtataaccaAATACCAAGTAAACAAAGATCACCATTtatgtcaaaataaataaggtaaaCCTAATTATCTACGTTTAATATTACGCAACACTGAAAAAGAGATGAATAATACAATTCACCACATCCTTAaacctaattttaaaatacattaaataatttgtttattatacataaaaaataaatcgatgGCGCTACGACCTTTTTAGgtcggcctcagatttctgtatctgtttcatggtccattgttaatcgaataggcaagtaggtgatcagccttctgtgcttgacgcacgccgtcgacttttgggtctaaggcaagccggtttcctctcgatgttttccttcacggttctagctgatgttaaatgcgcacatagaaataaaatccagtggttcacagccggggatcgaacctacgacctcagggatgagagtcgcaggcTGAAGCCCATTGtcccaaataataatattgattggGATCGATTTGCTCCAGTCCAAACACTATGtctgactcaaaacttggcgattaaaaagagtggcgcaGAGTTTTTTGAGGCGAGAAGAGAAGAGAGGCGCCCGCTCTACGTcattgacttgcgaactggtagtaaatgtaaattttgaatagtttaaaatttttgttcctgttgacgttcataaggtacttggttacctatatgaatatgaAGTTATGAGTTTTAACATTAGCTatgtattaatacataaaatgcaCATGAagaaatgttatgttttacGGTCATTGTAACTTTCCAGGCTTAAGAACTATAAATTACCTAAAAAACGTATTGACTCTCAAATACCAGGTACGAGTTTTGTTTATACCTATTATTACT
The genomic region above belongs to Pieris brassicae chromosome 9, ilPieBrab1.1, whole genome shotgun sequence and contains:
- the LOC123714376 gene encoding uncharacterized protein LOC123714376 isoform X3 — protein: MDGERKINCEGVPLNSAEKPSDVGVHINTTLSIASSKKIKLLFIFNFLLSIICVIISCSIAFYYWNEMISMKKQLDVLKDQFLIQNVRDGILNQNKAVQSPLVSQLRPHMRGFEAREPRMEAPSLKDELSPNARRYYVENLGDDMVLLDSSKKDASHDKSPYDLSIFQKETLVVQFNGNAPEVNLGVQAIIGPWARDMDISSKGSEDKIELKSDYFIIKESGLYLVYAQVVYLTHAPNAYFIWARQPTSTPRLISACATGDDSSSRPLNKSQISCSVQTVARLLKGDTVNIAQREKNRTLLLQSGYTYIGFVKLSS
- the LOC123714376 gene encoding uncharacterized protein LOC123714376 isoform X2 yields the protein MDGERKINCEGVPLNSAGAANIFLNTEKPSDVGVHINTTLSIASSKKIKLLFIFNFLLSIICVIISCSIAFYYWNEMISMKKQLDVLKDQFLIQNVRDGILNQNKAVQSPLVSQLRPHMRGFEAREPRMEAPSLKDELSPNARRYYVENLGDDMVLLDSSKKDASHDKSPYDLSIFQKETLVVQFNGNAPEVNLGVQAIIGPWARDMDISSKGSEDKIELKSDYFIIKESGLYLVYAQVVYLTHAPNAYFIWARQPTSTPRLISACATGDDSSSRPLNKSQISCSVQTVARLLKGDTVNIAQREKNRTLLLQSGYTYIGFVKLSS
- the LOC123714376 gene encoding uncharacterized protein LOC123714376 isoform X1, with product MDGERKINCEGVPLNSAGAANIFLNTGKNPKVKEGTVIHLNTEKPSDVGVHINTTLSIASSKKIKLLFIFNFLLSIICVIISCSIAFYYWNEMISMKKQLDVLKDQFLIQNVRDGILNQNKAVQSPLVSQLRPHMRGFEAREPRMEAPSLKDELSPNARRYYVENLGDDMVLLDSSKKDASHDKSPYDLSIFQKETLVVQFNGNAPEVNLGVQAIIGPWARDMDISSKGSEDKIELKSDYFIIKESGLYLVYAQVVYLTHAPNAYFIWARQPTSTPRLISACATGDDSSSRPLNKSQISCSVQTVARLLKGDTVNIAQREKNRTLLLQSGYTYIGFVKLSS